In Chryseobacterium sp. C-71, the genomic window TTCTTCAACTTGCGCTTTTTCCGGAGCATTTTCTTTATTTGCTTTCATCCTTTTCTCCACTTCTTCTATCAAACGGCGCATTTCGTCCTCATGCTTGTTGATATTCGATTTTGGAGTTTCAGATGGTAGCGTTTCTGTGGTTTTATTGGACTCTATCTTAACTTCCGGAAGGAAAGAATTTGTTGCGTGGAAACTTAATTCAGCATCATCATTTATCTTCTCTGCAACCTGTTCAGATTCTATTTTGTCTTCTTCAATAATTAATTCCGGATTTAAAACTTCTGTAAATTCTTCAGATTCATTTAAATCAGACTCAATTGTTTTATCCGCTGAAATTTCTGTTTCTGCTGGGAAAGATTCAACTTTTTGGAAACTTATTTCACTTTCGTCATTGACTTTTTCGGCAACTTTTCCGGAATTGATTTTATCTTCATTGATAATAACCTCTGACTTCGGAACTTCTACAGTATCTTCAGTCTGGTTTAAATCAGATTCAATAGTTTCATCCGCTGAAATTTCTGTTTCTGCTGGGAAAGATTCAACTTTTTGGAAGCTTATATCGCTTTCGTCATTGACTTTTTCAGCAACTTTTTCGGAATCGATTTTATTTTCATTGATAATAACCTCTGACTTCGGAACCTCTACAGTATCTTCAGTCTTGTTTAAATCAGATTCAGGTACAATTTCTTCTAAATTTAATTCAGCATTATCGGTGATTTCTTCAACCTGAGTTTCCGGAACTGGAGTTTCATCAATCATCGTTTCAGAAGAAGTTCCTGCTAATTCTTCAGCAACAATTGCATCTTCTTTGGCAGATTCATCCAAATTATTTTGGCTAGAAACATATTTATGAGTTACAATTACTCCCGATTCTAAAGTTGATTCAAGGTCAATTGTTTCATTATTATCTTCATCCAGAAAGTTTTCTTCACCATCGAATAAAATCCTGTTGCGTTCACCGTTTACAACCAAATGTTTTATTTCCGGTTGATCTGTAAGTAATCCTTCAGAAGCAGCTTCGTAATCATGATCCGCAAAACTTTTAGGAGCTTTTCTTACCGAAATTTCTTCTTCCGGAATTTTAATTTCTACAGTCTCTTCGGTTTCTACAATGTGAGTTTCAATTGTTTTTTCCGGAATTACTTCCTGCTTTTCTGTAATTATTTCAGGCTTAATCTTTTGGATTTTACCATTAATCAGCTGATACAGTATTTTTTTATCTGTAGTGTACGCAGCCGTTGCAGAAAGTGCTTTCTGATAATTTTCTTTGTCATACAGATGAACACCGTACAGATGCAGCGCTCTGATGTTTTGAATATAGGGGAAAGAATTAATTTCCTCTTTCAAAAGATGGAGATCTTCTGACTGAATATTTTTCGGATTTTTTAATAATTCTAAAACTCTAGTATTTATCATCTTACCAATTCGCTACGATGTCGTTAAATATTTTATTGATAATTCTGTCTGTCGCAATTTTCACCTGAGATGTTTCTATGGCATTCAGAGACAAGCTGCTGTTGAAAACTGCTTCATCAGAATAGGTTCTGTCAAAACTCAAGTCGGGATGCAATTTATTTTCGTAATGTACTTTCACCGTGATCGTCAACTTATTCTGTGACTCCTGAATAACTCCCGCAGCAGTATTTTGGGTAGTAGAACTGATTGTAGTAGGTGTAATCGTGTAATCTGTGATTTCACCTTCAATTAAAATATCCGGATTTTCTTTTGTTCCTTTAAGAGTCGTTCTCTGTAAAAACCTGTTCTGAATATCTGTTGAAAACTGCTGTGACAAAGTAGGATTCGTCAAGGGTGCATTGTTCGGAAATTCATTGATTTGCACCGTTTTTTCATCTTTCAATGACGATCCGGTAAATGTGTAGCACGAATTTAAAAATCCGACACAAATTGTTAAAAGAAAGAGGTTTCTAAACTGACTCATTGTAACTTTTTTTAATCTTAATATTTTTCCTGGATTCCTATTTCTGAAATCTCATCACGCTCAATCTGGCTCATTGCATCTTCATAAGCAAAAAAGTTTGCCACATAAACAAAAGGCATTGTAGCAAACAAACCAATACCACAGGCAAGAATACCGGCGTACATTATTATAACCAATACAAGTGAGAACAAGAATATTGATAGCAAATTACCTTTAGTCATCACTTTTGAAGCATTCCAGGCTGTTTTAACATCATTTACATCTTTTAAAGAAATCAATGCGGGAATGTAAAACCCTTTCAACATAAGATACAGAAGCACTATATAAACGATTGCCATAAAAGGAAACATCACAAAAGCAATCCACGGAGAAGGATCATCTCCCTGAGTATATGCAATCGCAGGCATCATAATCAAAAACGGAATGTATATCAGCATAAATCCACCGATCAAAATCAACTGTATGATGAAGTAAGGCATGAATTTATCGAAATTAAAAATATCACTCGGACTTGCCTGCTGACCTCTATTTACCTTTCTCAGATACTGATAGAAATTTCCAGCTCCCAACATTCCGCAGAATGGAATAATTCCCATTACAAGGCAGCATAAAAAAGCTACAAAAATGTTTCCGAAATCTTTTTTCAAAAGTTCAAAACCTTTGCTCAGGTATTCTCCTAATTTAAAATTGATTGGTTTTGCGGTAAAGTTTACGTTCATAATTTTTGATTTAATGTTTATTGATTTAGTCTTCTAAGTTGTATTGTTTTATTTTTCTGTATAAAGTTCTTTGCGAAATACCGAGCTCATCTGCAGCTCTGTTTCTCCTTCCATTATGTTTTTCTAACGCCTTGATAATCAAATCTTTTTCATTGTTTTGAAGCGACAGGGATTCTGGTCTGTTTTCTTCAACTTCGATGTCTTCAAAATCTTCGTAATGGTCGTCAGAATTTGAAATAATCGTCGGAGTTTGAACGTTTTGGTTATTATTATTTTCAAAAAACAACAAAGAGCTAGGGCTTGCATTTTGCTGTGGCTCAGGCGTATAAATTCTATTGATCAAATTCTTTTCCTGATTGCTTAAGTCTGAAGTTCCTCTGTTTTTTATCAATTCCGAAGTTAAGGATTTTAAATCATTAATATCATTTCTCATATCGAAGAGAATTTTGTACATGATTTCTCTTTCGTTTCCGAAATCGGACTGTTTTTGCGTATTGGGATGATTAACGACCATTGGCAGATGAGAATCCATAGGAATATATTCTGTCAATTTTGCTACAGTTACACTCCTATCGGTTTCTACAACCGTCATTTGCTCTACCAAATTTCTCAGTTGTCGCACATTTCCCGGAAAAGTATAATTTTCGATATAATGAACGGCACTAGCTTCGAGCTGCAATTCCGGCATTCTGTATTTTTCGGCAAAATCGATTGCAAATTTTCTGAAAAGCAGATGAATATCTCCTTTTCTTTCTCTCAAAGCGGGCATATCAATTTGAACGGTATTCAAACGATAAAACAAATCCTCACGGAATCTGTTATCCTGAATCGCCTTCATCATATTGACGTTAGTAGCCGCAACGATTCTCACATTCGTTTTCTGAACCTGCGAAGAACCCACTTTCATAAATTCGCCACTTTCTAAAACCCTCAACAGGCGAACCTGCGTCTGTAAAGGCAATTCACCCACCTCATCAAGGAAGATTGTACCACCGTCTGCGACTTCAAAATATCCTTTTCTGGTCGCTGTTGCTCCTGTAAAAGCGCCTTTCTCATGCCCGAAAAGTTCGGAATCAATCGTTCCTTCAGGAATTGCTCCACAGTTGACAACGATATACGGTTGGTGTTTTCTTTTCGATTCTGAATGAATAATTTTCGGGATAAATTCTTTCCCCACACCACTTTCCCCGATAACCAAAACGGAAATATCGGTAGGTGCCACTTGTATAGATTTTTCGAGGGCACGATTCAGAGCCGGAAAATTTCCGATAATTCCAAAGCGTGCTTTTATAGATTGTAAGTCTGCCATTTTCTTGATTTAAAGATTAAAAAATTAAAGATTTTTAAAATTTACAGTTCTTCTATTTCTGCTCTGTAAACTTTGTTGAAATGATGTGTGTACCCATCTTTCATGCTTTTACCTTCATCGTAGCTTTTTAAAGCCATCTTTTTTAAATCTAAATAATCTTTGTTTCGAATTTTAGCAACTTTACTTTTAAAATAAATATTTTCGGCAAAATCGTATTGTTTGCTTTGTTTTTCGAAGTTTTCTAAAGCTTTGTCGTATTTGCTGAGTTCAAAATAAGTTACACCCAATTGGTAATAATCGAACAAACCAACATTATGTTCCTTTTTTGCCAACTGATTTTCTATGATAGAAATCGCCTTTTCTTTTTGTCCTAAAGCCGAATAACAGATAGCTTTTGCAACGTGCAATTCGTAATCGCCATTGGCAGAATACCCTAAATATCCTGTAGGATAAATTTTCTCTAAAGCCTCAATATCTGCAATTGCGCCTTTGTAATCTCGCAAAAACTGATATTTGCACCATCCACGGTAACCAAGGTGCATTTTGGGATCAAGCTCAACAGCTTTATCAATAAGTACTCTCCAGGTAACAAAATCACCGTTTTTCAAATATGGAACAGCTTTTTCCATATAAGCATTTGAAAAATTTGAACATAGCGCAATCGCTTTATCAAAGCCTTCCTGAGATTCTCTAAAACCTTGATACTCTCCCCAATAATTATATAATTCACAAGCTTTTTTGCAATCGTCACTTTGCATGACGTTACAATTTACCTGTGACTGTAAGTTAGAATAAACTACGAGAATTAGAAGGCTAAGGTAATATTTCTGAAACTTTTCCATTCTCAATTTTATAGGTTAAATGTTGATAGTAATCTATTTTCTTGCCTTGAATTTCTGTTGGAAGCCAACCTTTTAAACTTTTTGTAAAAGTAAAAAGCTGATCCGAAAGTTTTTTATCTAATTCTTTCTCAATATAATTTTCGTCCATTTCCTGCATTCTGAAAATTCCTGTTTTCCCTTCACAATTGACCACAAAACGTACCGTGATGTAGCCATTTACCGATTTTGAAGATGCAATATTTTCTTTTTCAAGTTTTCTGATGATGTCCAACTTTTCTCCTTCATATGGAATTCCTGATTCTGATGCATGATAGTATTGATAAGCGTATTCATTTTCTCCACACCTTTTAAAATTGGGATCATCTAGCTTTTCATCAAACTCTATATTTCCTACATGGCTTGGATATTTTGAAACTGCTTTTTCTGTCTGACAATTCATCAGCAGAGGTATTAGTAATATGAAGAGGAATAAGTTTTTCATTGTGTGTTTATAATAATTGTAAATCTTATTTTAATTTTCTTCTAAAATCTTGATAAAATCTTCTTTACTTGGCAATACGGTAAGATATTTACTTGCAAAAATCTGCTCATTATCTTCCGGCAACGTATAGCGTACCAAAGCTTCACTTTTATCCTGACAAAGAATAATTCCTATAGTTTTGTTTTCGTCATTTAGCTTTATTTCTCTATCATAAAAGTTGACATACATCTGCATTTGACCGATGTCCTGATGTTTTAG contains:
- the lptE gene encoding LPS assembly lipoprotein LptE is translated as MSQFRNLFLLTICVGFLNSCYTFTGSSLKDEKTVQINEFPNNAPLTNPTLSQQFSTDIQNRFLQRTTLKGTKENPDILIEGEITDYTITPTTISSTTQNTAAGVIQESQNKLTITVKVHYENKLHPDLSFDRTYSDEAVFNSSLSLNAIETSQVKIATDRIINKIFNDIVANW
- a CDS encoding sigma-54-dependent Fis family transcriptional regulator, producing the protein MADLQSIKARFGIIGNFPALNRALEKSIQVAPTDISVLVIGESGVGKEFIPKIIHSESKRKHQPYIVVNCGAIPEGTIDSELFGHEKGAFTGATATRKGYFEVADGGTIFLDEVGELPLQTQVRLLRVLESGEFMKVGSSQVQKTNVRIVAATNVNMMKAIQDNRFREDLFYRLNTVQIDMPALRERKGDIHLLFRKFAIDFAEKYRMPELQLEASAVHYIENYTFPGNVRQLRNLVEQMTVVETDRSVTVAKLTEYIPMDSHLPMVVNHPNTQKQSDFGNEREIMYKILFDMRNDINDLKSLTSELIKNRGTSDLSNQEKNLINRIYTPEPQQNASPSSLLFFENNNNQNVQTPTIISNSDDHYEDFEDIEVEENRPESLSLQNNEKDLIIKALEKHNGRRNRAADELGISQRTLYRKIKQYNLED
- a CDS encoding tetratricopeptide repeat protein; this translates as MEKFQKYYLSLLILVVYSNLQSQVNCNVMQSDDCKKACELYNYWGEYQGFRESQEGFDKAIALCSNFSNAYMEKAVPYLKNGDFVTWRVLIDKAVELDPKMHLGYRGWCKYQFLRDYKGAIADIEALEKIYPTGYLGYSANGDYELHVAKAICYSALGQKEKAISIIENQLAKKEHNVGLFDYYQLGVTYFELSKYDKALENFEKQSKQYDFAENIYFKSKVAKIRNKDYLDLKKMALKSYDEGKSMKDGYTHHFNKVYRAEIEEL